Genomic DNA from Cheilinus undulatus linkage group 10, ASM1832078v1, whole genome shotgun sequence:
CCACTGCAACAGAAGTATTTTCATTAACCATCTCAGGGCCTGCAAAGCCTTCAGCTTTCTGggatttatttttcttgcaagcaaaacaaatgaaaacccCGATTATTATCAGAATTACCACAGCTGCTCGTGAACTGCATATAAGCAGGGATGGATCTGTTTAAgagacatgaaaataaatagtCTGAGTTATTGTGGATGATTGATGAATTCACTGATGAGTAATTTGGTCTTATAGGCACTCAAATGTGGCTGTCCTTACCCACAGAGTTGTCTGGAGTCATGGTGGGGGCTGTCTTTGGCTCTAAACACAAGTTGTTCCTTGACTGATGTGTCCAGTGTGAAATGTACGTCCCATTGGGTGAGATACAGTTATTGAAAAGGAAGCCTAGGGGggataaaaacagatcagacaGATCGCTGATGTACCATCGGGTACAAGCTGCGTGAACTTCAAACTGCTCTGTTCTCTTATTCTCACCACAGGCAGATATCTGACTGATGTGATTCCTGACTGAGCACACCAGTCGTCCTGATACGTTTTCTTTCAGAGTGATGATCTGACTCTCACTGCTTacagagaggagctgagagtCCGTCAGTGTTTCTCCATCCAGAGTCCAGAAGTACTGAGGACCGTCTCCTCCCTCAGAAAAGCAGGCAGCTCTCATCTCTCCCTGGGACTGACACTTAAAGGTCAGCATGACAGAGGACACAGTAGCTGAAGGAAACAATCAGGTTAATTGAAGAgaaatgctactttttaattTCACCTCCTAAAAGCACTGACTTAAAAAGATGTTGACACATATACAGTATGTCTCAAGCATTAATGAGGTTGAAGAAGCAAAAAGATAACACTTACTTTGAATCATCAACCGCATAGTTCGCTCCTCTGAAGGCATTCTTTGTGAATCAAAGATTTTCAGAGTGTATTCACCATCATCATTCCGGCCCAGGTCATCGATCCTCAATGTGCCATTGTTGGAAGTAAATGAGGATCTGTATTCTATCTGATTAAACACAGTCTTATTCTTTCTCCAGTGAAGCATTTGCTTTTGTCCTTTTAACCACTGGTACTGAAATATTTCTGAGGCATTGTCCATCAGCTGGAGAACCAAAGTTCCTCCTAGAGCACCATAACATGTAGTTCTTGCCTGCCTGCCATCACAGAACGTTTCCAAACCTGCACATTTTAGAcacaattagaaaaaaaaaaaaaaatgacaattagTCCATGCTTCAATAAGACAACTAGGGCTGTCgaactttgttgttgtttttttttttttattgcagttaatctcagaatttcttttGTCAGTCATGATAAATCATCATTTGAAACTTAATCAAGCATTTTGGAACTCTATTACTTGTGttgatatgtttttgtttttttcctactGTCTTGAACTAAGGGTAGTTAATTTCCTGTTTGTATACatagctgcttttattttgaaaactgatAAGGAACTTTGGGTAAATGAAAGACTATGACATGGACTTAACCAcagaatgtgtctcaggtgattgtagtaCAAAGAGACATActtgtgtctgaaaggtccagtcactggttaatcagtattcctgaatACCGTTACACCATtaacacaaaagaacaccccaagcaactcagagaaaagcttacTGAAATGTGTAAGTCAttggatggatacaaaaaacttTCCAAGGCTGTGAACATCCCCCaggttcagttaaatccatcaccaagaaatggaaggaatatggcgcaTTTGTAAGTCTGCCTAGATTAGACCGTCCTCGTGTACTGAGTGACCCTGCAAGAAGGAGACgaatgagagaggccaccaagaaacctatgactgctctgaaggaatTAATAGcttcagagaggagagaggagagactctgcatacaactgctGCCCAGGTtctgtgatggcagcatcatggtgtgggggtgcttcttggcagctggccctggaaggcttgtaaacgtagagggtaaaatgaatgtggcaaaatataggaatgCAATCCTTTTCAGTCTGCATATCTGCACTGAGCTGCCTGTGGTgtctttttaaagagaaatgacACATTAAGAAGCAGTGGTAGACTTAGAAGAAGAATGTAATTaatgaagtttttaaaatgtaaggctCTCATTATGGACCTTAATCGCATGGCAGTTGATGCATTAATGCCAACAGCCTTTCCTATTATCTCTTTTTCATGGGACTTTTGCTTACATATTCTTGGTTGGCATTTCCTGCTAAGATAGGAAGTTTGCATGACCATCAGTCTACAAATAGAATTTAACACTTGTTAATTTCTACTGCAGCGTTAGAGAATTATTCAGATGTTATTTAGCACAATTAAAACCTATGTCAGTACTATAAATTTACCTCCAAGCCTCTCATTGACTGGCTGGTGAGCTCTGCTGAGAGTTGCAATGCACTGTGGGGTTGGTTAGTACAACCAGTGTGCTCCCATTCTCTCATACACAAAATTGCATACTTTGAATATAAGTTGAACTACAGACTCAATTTGATGTCAATTTTACTCTGAATAGTAAGGAGACTCTTTTTTGGTTGCTCAGAATTAGACGT
This window encodes:
- the LOC121516724 gene encoding pregnancy-specific beta-1-glycoprotein 4-like, giving the protein MNTMFPLLLMLLGVSHGMNNNCDARQDGAKCYGAQGGSVVLQLMDDASRIFKYQWFKETVQILHGRHDKILSNRIESRSSFTPRNGKLQINKLSGNDGGEYTLEIYFDSSGASPVTRTLQLTIQAPVSSVVLVSKCLAERGMAVFCSAGEGDSPQYSWTLDGLTVKDSQLLSGNSESQIITLKEDVSGQLACSAKNHISSVSEEKRITPCGLETFCDGRQARTTCYGALGGTLVLQLMDNASEIFQYQWLKGQKQMLHWRKNKTVFNQIEYRSSFTSNNGTLRIDDLGRNDDGEYTLKIFDSQRMPSEERTMRLMIQTTVSSVMLTFKCQSQGEMRAACFSEGGDGPQYFWTLDGETLTDSQLLSVSSESQIITLKENVSGRLVCSVRNHISQISACGFLFNNCISPNGTYISHWTHQSRNNLCLEPKTAPTMTPDNSVDPSLLICSSRAAVVILIIIGVFICFACKKNKSQKAEGFAGPEMVNENTSVAVVEMRSSESEL